Proteins from a genomic interval of Micropterus dolomieu isolate WLL.071019.BEF.003 ecotype Adirondacks linkage group LG16, ASM2129224v1, whole genome shotgun sequence:
- the golt1ba gene encoding golgi transport 1Ba isoform X1 codes for MISLTDSQKIGMGLTGFGVFFLFFGMILFFDKALLAIGNILFVAGLAFVIGLERTFRFFFQKHKMKATSFFLGGVFVVLIGWPIIGVVLEIYGFFLLFRGFFPVVVGFIRRIPVLGSILNLPFISAYVDKVGESNTMV; via the exons ATGATTTCGTTAACGGACTCCCAAA AGATTGGAATGGGATTAACAGGCTTCGGCgtgtttttcctcttcttcgGGATGATCCTGTTCTTTGACAAAGCCCTCTTGGCTATTGGAAAT ATCCTTTTTGTTGCTGGACTCGCCTTTGTCATCGGGTTGGAGAGGACCTTCCGCTTCTTCTTCCAGAAGCACAAGATGAAGGCCACCAGTTTCTTCCTGGGAGgtgtgtttgtggtgctcaTTGGCTGGCCCATCATCGGGGTTGTGCTGGAGATCTACGGATTTTTCCTCTTGTTCAG GGGGTTCTTCCCAGTTGTAGTAGGCTTTATCAGAAGGATACCTGTCCTGGGCTCCATCTTAAACCTGCCCTTCATCAGTGCA tatgTGGACAAAGTGGGCGAGAGCAACACCATGGTGTAA
- the golt1ba gene encoding golgi transport 1Ba isoform X2: protein MISLTDSQKIGMGLTGFGVFFLFFGMILFFDKALLAIGNILFVAGLAFVIGLERTFRFFFQKHKMKATSFFLGGVFVVLIGWPIIGVVLEIYGFFLLFRGFFPVVVGFIRRIPVLGSILNLPFISAPS, encoded by the exons ATGATTTCGTTAACGGACTCCCAAA AGATTGGAATGGGATTAACAGGCTTCGGCgtgtttttcctcttcttcgGGATGATCCTGTTCTTTGACAAAGCCCTCTTGGCTATTGGAAAT ATCCTTTTTGTTGCTGGACTCGCCTTTGTCATCGGGTTGGAGAGGACCTTCCGCTTCTTCTTCCAGAAGCACAAGATGAAGGCCACCAGTTTCTTCCTGGGAGgtgtgtttgtggtgctcaTTGGCTGGCCCATCATCGGGGTTGTGCTGGAGATCTACGGATTTTTCCTCTTGTTCAG GGGGTTCTTCCCAGTTGTAGTAGGCTTTATCAGAAGGATACCTGTCCTGGGCTCCATCTTAAACCTGCCCTTCATCAGTGCA ccTTCGTAA